The genomic region TTATCCCGTGATCGGCCAGGTGGCCTTTCTCATCTTTCTGATCTGTTCGGTGGCGGAAACCAACCGAACGCCGTTCGATATCGCGGAAGCGGAGTCCGAACTGGTGGCCGGATTCCACACCGAATTTTCAGGACTGAAGTTTGCGCTCTTCTTTCTCGCGGAATATGCCTACGTTTTTCTGGCCTCGGCCATGGCCACCGCCTTATTCCTGGGTGGGGGAGACGGATTCCTTTCGTCCAGCGGTTGGATCCCCTCCTGGTTCTGGTTCCTGGGCAAAACGTTTGCTATCGTCTTTGTCTTCCTCTGGTTCCGGTGGACGTATCCCCGGATGCGGGTGGACCAGCTGATGTCTTTTTGCTGGAAATTCTTACTGCCGTTGTCTTTTATCAATATTCTGTTGACAGGCTTATGGATCCTCTGGCGATAGGCATTTAGCATGAACTCTATTCCGGATGTCGTATTTTTTGTGTTTGCCGCTCTGGCGATCGGCTCAGCGCTGGTGGTTGTCATCGCGCGCAATGTGTTTCATAGCGCGCTGGCGCTGACGCTTTCCCTGGCAACGGTCGGTGGTTTTTTTGCACTCCTCGGAGCCGACTTCCTGGCCGCCGCCCAGATCCTGATCTACGTCGGCGGCATTATGATCATCATGTTGTTCGTGGTCATGCTGTCGCAGCGGCCGGCAGCTACGCTCGAGCGACAGACCAACCGGCAGGGATTCTGGGGAGCGGTGCTGGCGCTGGCCATGGCCAGCGCTCTCATCATCCATTTCGGTCTCGCTTACAAAACCGTTGTCCGCGCCTCGATCCTGACGCCCACCTCCCAGGCCATCGGCCGATTGCTGATGGGAGACATGGTGATTCCTTTTGAAGTGGTGTCGCTGGTCCTTCTGGCCGCGCTGGTCGGCGCCGTTTGCTTTGCGTCCGAACTCCCGGAGGGGTCCAAGCGATGACGCTTTATCATTTTTTAGTCGTCTCAGCGATCCTTTTCAGCATCGGCCTTTACGGCGTCCTGACGCGGCGAAACATCCTGGGCATCTTCATGTCGATTGAACTGATGTTCAATGCCGCCAATCTGAATCTGATCGCCTTCAACCATTATCTTTATCCTGGAAATGTCTGGGGCCAGGGCTTCGTGCTCTTCATTATCACGCTGGCGGCCGCCGAAGCGGTGGTCGGGTTGTCTCTCGTCCTGGCCATTTACCGGAACATCAAGAGTGTTTATACGGAAAACATGACGATCCTCCATGGTTGATTACGCCTATCTGATTCCGCTGCTGCCGCTGGCGGCGGCCATCCTGATTTTCTTTTTTGGCCGGTGGCTTCCTTTAAAAGGGGCCTGGCTGGGCATCGTCGCGGTGAGCGCGAGTCTCGTGCTTTCCATCGATCTCTTCATGCGCCTGCTGGAGGGTTCCCTGCGCGTACCGGTCGAAATGAGCCTGACGTGGTTTGACGCGAATTTCTACCACTTCGAGTGGGGCCTTCTGCTCGACGGGCCATCGCTGGTCATGCTGCTGGTGGTCACGATTGTCAGCCTGATGGTCCAGATTTATTCGCTCGGGTATATGCACGGCGCTCCTTACTTTAAACGGTTCTATGCGTACCTGTCCCTCTTCACCTTTTCCATGCTCGGGCTGGTACTCGCCAACAACTACCTTCAATTTTTCATCGGGTGGGAAATTATGGGAGCCTGTTCCTATTTCCTGATCGGTTTCGAATTCGAGCGGGAAGCCGCCGCCGCCGCAGGCAACAAGGCTTTTCTGACGACCCGTCTGGGAGACCTCGGCTTTTATGCCGGCTTATTAACAATTTTCTTCGTGTTGGGGACGTTCAACTTCGGACAGATCCAGAACCATCTGAACGACGGCAATGTCAGCCCGCATATGGCGTACATCATCGCGCTGCTCCTGTTCTGCGGGGCGGTCGGCAAGTCCGCGCAACTGCCGCTTCACGTATGGCTGCCGGATGCGATGGAAGGCCCCACCCCGGTATCGGCGCTGATTCATGCGGCCACCATGGTGGCCGCCGGGGTGTATCTGGTCGCGCGCGGCTACGGATTTTTCATGGTGGCACCGGAGGCGCTGACCGTTGTCGCCTGGGTGGGGGGACTCACCGCTGTTTTTGCAGCGACCATCGCGCTGACCGCTACGGACATCAAGAAAGTTCTGGCGTATTCGACGATCTCTCAACTGGGCTATATGATGATGGGGCTTGGCGTTGCCGGTTACGCCGCGGGACTTTTTCATTTGACGACGCACGC from Elusimicrobiota bacterium harbors:
- a CDS encoding NADH-quinone oxidoreductase subunit J codes for the protein MNSIPDVVFFVFAALAIGSALVVVIARNVFHSALALTLSLATVGGFFALLGADFLAAAQILIYVGGIMIIMLFVVMLSQRPAATLERQTNRQGFWGAVLALAMASALIIHFGLAYKTVVRASILTPTSQAIGRLLMGDMVIPFEVVSLVLLAALVGAVCFASELPEGSKR
- the nuoK gene encoding NADH-quinone oxidoreductase subunit NuoK; amino-acid sequence: MTLYHFLVVSAILFSIGLYGVLTRRNILGIFMSIELMFNAANLNLIAFNHYLYPGNVWGQGFVLFIITLAAAEAVVGLSLVLAIYRNIKSVYTENMTILHG
- the nuoL gene encoding NADH-quinone oxidoreductase subunit L; translation: MVDYAYLIPLLPLAAAILIFFFGRWLPLKGAWLGIVAVSASLVLSIDLFMRLLEGSLRVPVEMSLTWFDANFYHFEWGLLLDGPSLVMLLVVTIVSLMVQIYSLGYMHGAPYFKRFYAYLSLFTFSMLGLVLANNYLQFFIGWEIMGACSYFLIGFEFEREAAAAAGNKAFLTTRLGDLGFYAGLLTIFFVLGTFNFGQIQNHLNDGNVSPHMAYIIALLLFCGAVGKSAQLPLHVWLPDAMEGPTPVSALIHAATMVAAGVYLVARGYGFFMVAPEALTVVAWVGGLTAVFAATIALTATDIKKVLAYSTISQLGYMMMGLGVAGYAAGLFHLTTHAAFKALLFLGAGSVIHAVHTNDLWKMGSLSKQMATTFLTFSIATAALAGIPPFAGFFSKEMILTMAYTTHHYALFWIACFTAFLTALYMTRCVALTFLGEPRERDRFAHAHESPWSMTIPLIALGLLSCMTGWLLYRHELIYHLFEWPHVPVVEASHLVTALALGSTGLGIFLGILLYLRDLEAPKTLARVFRPVYELFVNKWYVDELYGVLLVRPVNALAKALDWFDLAILDRLFVDGFAWMTQLLSRLQGRFDDQVVDGLVDGTGWSVSAIGATARLLQNGFVQQYLFIITVGFIALVLFFVK